A window of the Candidatus Nitrosotalea okcheonensis genome harbors these coding sequences:
- a CDS encoding alkaline phosphatase family protein, whose translation MDNSDIHMIYVLLDGIGDLPHPDLKGFTPLGYAKTPNLDKLARNGAIGEVISVGKGIAPQSDIAVFNMLGYRFENTQYVGRGVIEAIGIGIDFKSGDLALRGNFATVNDERIITDRRAGRNIEKEDAVAVAHEIETKIKFSNPKASVVVAPTVGHRVIVRIRCDGMFLTPEISNTDPAYARIGGMGVAKAVGDYMKIEKSLPLNESDGAKLSASFVNEFTDKSLQIMKDSIVNKNRRDHGKKMLNSILLRDAGNEFPNVIPINELHQMQFSCIVDMPVEIGIANVLKMKSFSAGGLTDYEEKARVAAKAMETQNAIYVHIKGPDEFGHDGDAVGKMQNIEEIDRRFFGTLLANIDTSKVAVVISGDHSTPCINKSHSDDPVPVLVSGDFIKKDGTTRFTEDQAKKGKIGLLTGADVIKTAVKMIKS comes from the coding sequence ATGGACAATTCGGATATACACATGATATATGTTCTTCTTGACGGCATAGGAGATTTGCCGCATCCAGATCTTAAGGGTTTCACACCACTAGGTTATGCAAAAACTCCCAATCTTGACAAACTTGCAAGAAATGGAGCTATAGGAGAAGTTATTTCAGTTGGCAAAGGCATAGCTCCCCAATCAGACATTGCAGTTTTCAATATGTTAGGATATAGATTTGAGAACACACAGTATGTTGGAAGGGGAGTTATCGAGGCGATTGGGATAGGCATTGATTTTAAAAGTGGTGACCTTGCGCTGCGGGGAAACTTTGCCACTGTAAATGATGAGAGAATAATTACAGATAGAAGAGCGGGAAGAAATATTGAGAAAGAAGATGCTGTTGCAGTTGCTCACGAAATAGAAACAAAGATCAAGTTTTCAAATCCAAAAGCATCAGTTGTAGTGGCTCCAACAGTTGGACATAGAGTAATTGTAAGAATAAGATGTGATGGCATGTTTCTCACACCTGAGATAAGTAACACGGATCCGGCTTATGCAAGAATAGGTGGCATGGGGGTTGCTAAAGCAGTAGGTGACTATATGAAGATAGAAAAATCATTGCCATTAAACGAATCTGATGGTGCCAAGCTTTCGGCATCATTTGTAAATGAGTTTACAGACAAGTCTCTTCAAATCATGAAAGACAGTATTGTGAATAAGAACAGAAGAGATCATGGAAAGAAAATGCTAAATTCCATATTATTACGCGATGCAGGAAATGAGTTTCCAAATGTGATTCCAATAAATGAACTACACCAAATGCAGTTTTCTTGCATAGTTGACATGCCAGTAGAAATTGGAATTGCAAATGTATTGAAGATGAAGTCATTTAGTGCTGGCGGCCTCACGGATTATGAAGAAAAAGCGCGTGTTGCAGCCAAGGCAATGGAGACACAGAATGCAATCTATGTACACATCAAGGGACCAGATGAATTCGGTCACGATGGAGATGCAGTCGGCAAGATGCAGAATATAGAAGAGATAGACCGCCGATTTTTTGGGACATTACTTGCCAATATTGACACATCAAAAGTTGCAGTCGTGATATCAGGAGATCATTCCACACCATGTATAAACAAAAGTCACAGTGATGATCCAGTTCCAGTTTTGGTCTCAGGTGATTTTATCAAAAAGGATGGAACTACAAGGTTTACAGAAGATCAGGCAAAGAAAGGTAAAATAGGCCTGCTCACGGGAGCAGATGTCATCAAGACCGCAGTAAAGATGATCAAATCATAA
- a CDS encoding FKBP-type peptidyl-prolyl cis-trans isomerase has product MTIKTGDKVRIEYIGTLEDGTVFDSSTEHENPLEFEVGSDQVIKGFDDATLGMKEGEEKQFSIDPADAYGEHDPTLIQKIPREVFPQDVKLVPGLLFEAGLPTGEKVPATITEVQEEIISVDLNHPLAGKKLNFKIKVSIITSS; this is encoded by the coding sequence TTGACTATAAAGACGGGCGATAAGGTCAGAATAGAGTATATTGGCACCTTGGAGGATGGAACGGTCTTTGATAGTTCTACAGAACATGAAAATCCTCTAGAGTTTGAGGTGGGCAGTGACCAAGTGATAAAGGGATTCGATGATGCAACACTTGGAATGAAAGAAGGTGAGGAAAAGCAATTCAGTATTGATCCTGCCGATGCATATGGAGAACATGACCCAACCTTGATTCAGAAGATACCAAGAGAAGTATTTCCTCAAGATGTCAAACTTGTTCCGGGACTATTGTTTGAGGCAGGACTTCCCACAGGAGAAAAAGTACCTGCCACAATAACCGAAGTGCAAGAAGAAATTATATCAGTAGACTTGAATCATCCTCTTGCAGGAAAAAAACTTAATTTCAAGATCAAAGTGTCAATCATAACGTCTTCCTAG
- a CDS encoding DUF309 domain-containing protein, whose translation MVHLKNSGYVPADAKSLLAKADQLTSEMNIIVRDMRVSTKYLEFDVSVQKEELDLVVEKFKTIGSLYDAKPVVEEKIEKEDAIRIARQYFNDERYWECHEVLEGVWKNTHEGEKDLVQGIILVAAALVHYEKYENDICLSIMNRAMEKFSNVSGTYHGINVDKFQETVAMMISSKSMGPFMI comes from the coding sequence GATGCTAAATCACTACTTGCAAAAGCTGATCAGTTAACTTCGGAAATGAATATAATTGTAAGAGATATGAGGGTTTCAACCAAATATCTAGAGTTTGATGTGTCTGTACAAAAAGAAGAGTTGGATTTGGTTGTGGAAAAATTCAAGACAATAGGTTCCCTTTATGATGCTAAACCTGTTGTAGAGGAAAAAATTGAAAAAGAAGATGCCATAAGAATAGCAAGACAGTATTTTAATGATGAGCGATACTGGGAATGTCATGAAGTTCTTGAAGGTGTCTGGAAAAACACACATGAGGGAGAAAAAGATCTTGTTCAAGGAATAATTCTTGTTGCAGCTGCACTAGTTCACTATGAGAAATATGAAAATGACATATGTCTGTCAATCATGAACAGAGCCATGGAAAAATTTTCTAATGTCTCTGGAACATATCATGGTATCAATGTAGACAAGTTTCAGGAAACCGTGGCAATGATGATATCTTCAAAGTCTATGGGACCATTTATGATTTGA